From the Drosophila suzukii chromosome 2 unlocalized genomic scaffold, CBGP_Dsuzu_IsoJpt1.0 scf_2c, whole genome shotgun sequence genome, one window contains:
- the LOC139354107 gene encoding uncharacterized protein: MVFSPTVLGSYAQLIALPTEDEGQEIWQPDRTREKGSFITLQKERLQNPTRLQQNYKKDAASRKTESYYMKRLQQIESLNAAFETTHQVIICTEGYVKTDYHAKKIAVSFEDLYMETYCFVAEGQRIKFPVTPSSASAPTAVSTVADARVHMPQLPVPKFSGNCVDWPGYYDAFTRLIQQNERLDNIQRVAWDTLIQRYNNPRVVFSNHMNMLYQLPSLSKEKPDDIRSVISAVNVCAAACNTINASLQNGDHWLAHYLTAKLPKETHSAWEHHLGSQTHIPSYKDLEQFLNNRLITLDAIENRNCSGTNKSGSSLDHHPTKRISVHNTHAQPSPPMLRCPHCNGNHILRRCQQFLSLDCYQRKEVVSKSNLCLNCLSKSHMLARCSSVKNCYHCGQRHHSLLHPAAAPSITQAPQPYSPTVSSSQPHIASIMNNDTSPVSPLANPNLQCYSSTASHATRQNILLATARIIVCHPQSGAQATITALIDQGSEATIISEHTVQALQLPRCRIRASIAGVGQTTGQRCNFTARCCIRTSLNPTFNLDVDSAYVMNSLTSHLPNQSFSPQNWKHINGLQLSDPLYYHSKRIDLIIGADLMAGLILPGTRIGNPYEPIAQNSHLGWKILGKFQESIHTLNIRCHQTTLDTESLLKNFCEIESVPSRSLQSDEERWCESFFKETHTRQPNGSFMVRLPFKWHFDPTMALGKSHQVALNRFLQLERRYERDPDKWIRYKEGIEEYFELGQITQAVSSERSTVSTSKKSCRVESCVLPHPAVYKEDSLTTKQRIVFDASAKTSNGRSLNDVLSVGPTLQNDLPAVLLNWRQYRHVFTADIQRMYRCIDVHPDDTQYQRILWRAADGNIKEYCLSTVTFGTASAPFTAIRVVRQLAEDERENYPLAEEVLKHEIYVDDILSGDHTISAAQNKSLQIQNALKSANMELRKWSSNDIALLDSISSSNRSNQTSRSWDSSDTVKTFGMHWLPNQDCFTYKLQASIPTGSTKREILSSIARLFDPLGLIAPILISAKLILKEVTMAHLHSENDRKHLGWDDPVPSSIANKWKKFRVNLEDISKIRIPRSVRYMPDFSHDIQLHAFCDGSTHAYAAAVYMRIPQHDSSFYTTLITAKSKISPTKPLTIPRTELCGAVLATKLTKWVVANNRWKNAQISVTYWTDATIVLHWIKGDVTRWKTFVANRVAYILDHSDSNQWRHVPTADNPADSATRGLSPSEISIFDLWWYGPSWLRQHSSEWPDTEVPNIKFDEQSLEAKSLQIRLHTTQVDINLIERFSTYTKLIRVIAYILRFCHNAQSKKTRSYSQLSPEELDNALRCVVKIVQAETFQSDMHAILAENPLPPKSTLRNLTPFLDDGILRVRGRLKHSNLSFDRKHPIILPQRHFFTELVIQSSHQATLHGGAHLTLAHTRYKFWIPNGRQAVRTILRKCITCFRASPSTGSQLMGDLPVHRVNPPNRPFIATGVVYTGAIEIQAARLRGTSTYKGYIAIFVCLATKAVHLEAVTGLSSEHFLLAFSRFTGRRGPVQHMYSDNGTNFVGANKLLASAQQADRDHATCPTWHFTPPYSPNFGGLWEAGVKSVKHHLKRTVGSHKQTYEELATVLIRIEACLNSRPPCPLAAHFLIGDSLLEPAHCRPQNSSFREQFLSHQNLIRQFWTQWSRDWLSHLQTRPKWCQEKENFKINELVLMKDDQLPPVSILERIHSFEFRYEYKEIYIQSPEQHMYHADFALAGGMFSPTVLGSYAQLIALPTEDEGQEIWQPDRTREKGSENYKLQRPEQHCLLLFCCPLRPIILLKLINEEE, encoded by the exons AGGGATATGTCAAAACGGACTATCACGCCAAGAAGATCGCCGTCAGTTTCGAGGATCTGTACATGGAAACCTATTGCTTTGTAGCTGAAGGCCAACGAATAAAGTTCCCAGTGACGCCGTCCTCAGCCTCGGCACCCACCGCCGTGTCGACGGTTGCCGACGCACGTGTCCACATGCCACAACTGCCAGTGCCCAAGTTTAGCGGAAACTGTGTGGACTGGCCTGGATATTATGACGCCTTCACTCGGTTAATTCAGCAAAATGAGCGGCTGGACAATATTCAACG GGTAGCATGGGACACACTAATTCAGCGCTATAACAATCCACGCGTGGTCTTCTCCAATCACATGAACATGTTGTACCAGTTGCCAAGCCTAAGCAAGGAGAAGCCCGATGATATTCGATCTGTGATCAGTGCAGTCAACGTCTGCGCAGCCGCCTGTAACACCATCAACGCGTCGTTGCAGAACGGGGATCACTGGCTCGCCCATTATTTGACTGCAAAATTACCGAAAGAGACGCACTCCGCCTGGGAACATCATCTCGGCAGTCAAACCCACATTCCGTCGTACAAGGATCTCGAACAGTTTCTCAACAACCGGTTAATCACCCTGGACGCCATTGAAAATAGAAACTGTTCGGGCACCAACAAATCTGGATCATCACTGGATCATCACCCCACAAAACGTATCTCGGTTCATAACACCCACGCGCAACCAAGCCCCCCTATGCTTCGTTGCCCACACTGCAATGGTAATCATATCCTTCGTCGATGTCAGCAATTCCTTAGCTTGGATTGCTACCAACGTAAGGAGGTCGTGAGTAAGTCAAATCTATGCCTCAACTGCCTGAGCAAATCGCACATGCTGGCCCGCTGTTCAAGTGTAAAGAATTGCTACCACTGTGGACAACGCCACCATTCTTTACTTCATCCGGCCGCGGCGCCAAGCATCACTCAAGCACCCCAACCTTACTCGCCGACCGTATCATCCAGTCAACCACATATCGCTTCGATTATGAACAACGACACCTCACCAGTTAGCCCCCTTGCTAATCCAAACCTCCAATGTTATTCTTCCACAGCCTCCCATGCAACGCGACAGAATATCTTGCTAGCTACCGCACGGATTATTGTCTGCCACCCCCAGAGCGGCGCTCAAGCAACAATAACTGCCCTCATCGATCAGGGGTCGGAAGCTACAATAATCTCAGAGCATACCGTCCAAGCTCTCCAGCTTCCACGATGCAGAATCCGCGCTTCGATCGCCGGCGTCGGCCAAACTACTGGTCAACGGTGCAACTTTACGGCAAGATGCTGCATCCGAACGTCGCTAAACCCAACGTTCAATCTAGATGTCGACTCTGCGTACGTTATGAACTCGCTGACCTCACATCTACCAAACCAATCGTTTTCGCCTCAAAACTGGAAACACATCAACGGACTCCAGCTCTCGGATCCTTTATACTATCACTCGAAACGCATAGATCTCATCATCGGAGCCGACCTCATGGCGGGTCTTATCCTTCCGGGAACCCGAATCGGAAATCCATACGAACCTATTGCACAAAATTCTCACTTAGGTTGGAAGATACTCGGCAAGTTCCAGGAATCAATCCACACACTTAATATTCGCTGTCATCAAACCACGCTAGACACGGAATCGCTTTTGAAGAATTTTTGCGAAATAGAATCTGTCCCAAGCCGATCACTTCAATCTGACGAAGAGCGGTGGTGTGAGTCCTTCTTTAAGGAAACGCACACACGTCAACCAAACGGTAGTTTTATGGTAAGACTACCTTTCAAATGGCATTTCGATCCCACAATGGCCCTAGGAAAATCGCATCAAGTCGCTTTAAACAGGTTTCTTCAATTAGAGCGGCGTTATGAACGGGATCCAGACAAATGGATTCGCTACAAGGAGGGAATCGaagaatattttgaattggGACAAATCACACAAGCAGTCTCTAGTGAGAGATCAACCGTCAGTACCTCCAAAAAATCTTGTCGGGTTGAATCCTGCGTTCTTCCTCATCCCGCTGTCTATAAAGAAGACAGTCTCACCACCAAACAGCGCATTGTATTCGACGCATCGGCAAAGACCTCAAACGGTCGATCTCTAAACGATGTATTGTCCGTAGGACCCACTCTCCAAAATGATCTCCCTGCAGTGTTGCTGAATTGGAGACAGTACCGGCATGTTTTCACCGCCGACATCCAGCGCATGTACCGCTGCATCGACGTACATCCGGACGACACGCAGTACCAGCGGATTTTATGGCGGGCGGCGGATGgaaacatcaaggaatattgCCTGTCAACTGTAACTTTCGGTACCGCTTCTGCACCATTCACCGCCATTAGAGTCGTTCGTCAACTTGCAGAGGATGAACGCGAAAATTATCCACTGGCGGAAGAGGTCTTAAAGCACGAAATCTACGTCGATGATATTCTTTCTGGTGATCACACTATCTCAGCAGCACAAAACAAGAGTTTACAAATCCAGAACGCTCTAAAATCCGCAAATATGGAATTGAGAAAATGGTCTAGTAACGACATAGCGCTTCTAGACAGCATTTCTTCATCAAACCGAAGCAATCAAACGTCACGAAGCTGGGACAGCTCTGATACAGTCAAAACCTTTGGAATGCATTGGTTACCTAACCAAGACTGTTTCACCTACAAATTGCAAGCGAGCATTCCCACGGGTTCAACCAAAAGAGAAATCCTTTCGAGCATTGCCAGACTTTTCGATCCCTTAGGACTAATCGCCCCTATTCTCATTTCAGCAAAATTAATTCTAAAGGAAGTCACAATGGCACACCTCCATTCCGAGAACGATCGCAAGCACTTAGGGTGGGACGACCCAGTACCCAGTTCCATCGCtaacaaatggaaaaagtTCCGTGTCAATCTGGAGGACATCAGCAAAATCCGAATACCTCGCAGCGTACGGTATATGCCAGACTTTAGCCATGATATCCAGTTGCACGCTTTCTGCGACGGTTCCACTCACGCCTACGCAGCGGCGGTTTACATGCGTATACCCCAACATGATTCATCGTTTTATACCACTCTTATCACTGCAAAATCCAAAATCTCTCCAACGAAACCCCTCACGATCCCGAGGACCGAGTTATGCGGCGCTGTGCTGGCAACCAAACTAACTAAATGGGTAGTAGCAAACAATCGTTGGAAAAACGCTCAAATCTCCGTTACATACTGGACGGACGCCACTATCGTTCTCCACTGGATCAAAGGAGATGTTACTAGATGGAAAACGTTCGTTGCCAATCGCGTTGCCTACATTCTGGACCACAGCGATTCAAACCAATGGAGACATGTTCCCACGGCAGATAATCCAGCAGACAGCGCCACGAGAGGACTATCCCCATCAGAAATCTCCATCTTTGATCTTTGGTGGTACGGACCATCATGGTTGAGGCAACACTCCAGTGAGTGGCCGGACACAGAGGTACCGAACATAAAGTTTGATGAGCAGTCCCTAGAAGCAAAATCTTTGCAAATTCGTTTGCACACCACCCAAGTAGACATTAATCTCATTGAGCGGTTTTCAACTTACACCAAACTCATTCGAGTCATAGCATACATACTGCGCTTTTGTCACAACGCTCAATCGAAGAAAACCAGATCTTACAGTCAGCTGTCGCCAGAGGAACTGGACAATGCACTTCGCTGCGTCGTGAAAATAGTACAAGCCGAGACCTTTCAATCCGACATGCACGCGATCCTCGCAGAAAATCCTCTGCCTCCGAAGAGCACTCTAAGAAATCTCACTCCCTTTCTTGACGATGGCATCTTACGCGTTCGCGGTCGTCTCAAACATTCCAACCTTTCTTTCGATCGCAAACATCCAATCATCTTACCGCAGCGTCATTTCTTTACAGAGCTGGTAATTCAGAGCTCCCATCAAGCTACCCTGCATGGCGGCGCTCATCTTACTTTAGCCCACACGAGGTACAAGTTCTGGATTCCAAATGGGAGACAAGCCGTCCGAACAATCCTTCGAAAATGCATCACGTGCTTCCGCGCGTCACCTAGCACCGGAAGTCAATTGATGGGCGACCTGCCGGTGCACAGAGTCAACCCACCAAACCGCCCATTCATTGCGACCGGCGTCGTTTATACCGGGGCAATCGAAATCCAGGCAGCAAGGCTTCGTGGGACAAGTACTTACAAAGGATACATTGCTATTTTCGTCTGCTTGGCTACGAAGGCAGTTCACCTAGAAGCGGTTACCGGACTCtcgtcggaacacttcctaCTAGCATTTTCTCGTTTTACTGGTCGCCGAGGACCAGTTCAACATATGTATAGCGACAACGGAACAAATTTCGTTGGCGCCAATAAGTTATTAGCAAGCGCACAACAGGCGGATCGCGACCACGCTACGTGCCCTACATGGCATTTCACTCCGCCATACTCTCCCAATTTCGGAGGCCTTTGGGAGGCTGGGGTCAAGTCCGTCAAGCATCACCTGAAGAGGACTGTCGGAAGTCACAAGCAGACTTATGAGGAACTCGCAACGGTGCTTATCCGGATTGAAGCTTGCCTAAACTCTCGGCCACCTTGTCCGCTAGCAGCACATTTTCTCATTGGTGACAGCCTGCTCGAACCTGCCCATTGTCGCCCTCAAAACTCGTCGTTCCGTGAGCAATTTCTGTCTCATCAAAATTTGATCCGTCAGTTTTGGACGCAATGGAGCCGAGATTGGCTGTCCCATCTTCAAACTCGCCCAAAATGGTGTCAAGAAAAggagaattttaaaatcaacgaATTAGTACTCATGAAGGACGATCAACTGCCTCCAGTCTCCATCCTGGAGAGGATTCACTCGTTCGAGTT CCGCTACGAGTACAAGGAAATTTATATCCAGAGTCCTGAACAACACATGTATCACGCGGATTTCGCATTGGCGGGCGGCATGTTCAGTCCCACGGTACTTGGTTCGTATGCACAGCTGATCGCCCTGCCAACTGAAGACGAAGGTCAGGAGATCTGGCAACCCGACAGAACGAGAGAGAAGGGCAGTGAGAACTACAAGCTTCAGCGACCGGAACAACATTgtcttcttttattttgctgtccattgcgacccattattttgttaaagttaattaatgaAGAAGAGTAA